In Carassius carassius chromosome 46, fCarCar2.1, whole genome shotgun sequence, the following proteins share a genomic window:
- the LOC132129063 gene encoding teashirt homolog 2-like, translated as MPRRKQQAPKRAAAYEPDDDVSVQESITGDEGENEMQAEEENSERPTSRDKEDKNIDNKSSYSFQNSPVSVLSNQEVELESRLSDGSDRLSDFKTSPPASQKDTESQGSKMKNDMHSSLEKMRAAYANFLSDSYWSKIGLDLKVANTGSKPNCDSTNGSTKSEFDWHQDALSKTLQQTLSPKPVSKPNLFSSVHLYRQSSKACSAVFTGASRFRCKDCSAAYDTLVELTVHMNKSGHYQDDNHNRQNIASTSSSKNRKRNLQDMEGKEDAQKVLKCMFCGHSFDSLQDLSVHMIKTKHYQKVPLKEPIPVITPKLVPPAKKRAFEATRPCSPDSTTGASGYSEAQRSSGLAIAPNSRYGYQNGASYTWQFETCKSQILKCMECGSSHDTLQQLTTHMMVTGHFIKVTNSASKKGKQLALDPLAIEKMQTLAEPAVNELEGEKVSPKSTASGDSERDSPRDMSPDKAEKNGEKDNKQAEEDRKSTDANFKYPYLREEDLEQGSSGGGDILKSLANTVASAINKAQTGTPSWSAYPSIHAAYQLSGVIKTASFSSSPPIQLKQNLNHKHRAIATKAKFYQGLRGLESFQGHHNLDIKKERGCASDGKESQSCRFDLVENDDSDCQDDSSSSSKLDADCVSEENDTIKGKSSPAFSERGNPSPSPPASNGHSSSSELVSDSQEVLSINPLSALQSVLNNHLGKANKPRPESILSHRTQSIFSELNRGLEKPVSALSASAALRPRNSFMYTNDDQPIDLTKHKQNKNSSIFLKSSTPVPQKHALSDIADMVKVLPKATTPKLSMPAKVPAMKLETDVRRFEDVSSELYSVHKRKGRQSNWNPQHLLILQAQFASSLFQTSEGKYLLADLGPQERMHISKFTGLSMTTISHWLANVKYQLRKTGGTKFLKNMDTGHPIFYCNDCASQFRTPSAFISHLENHLGFQIKDMNKLPIEHPTKVAEPELSKALNARPTDSQITEEESDSKFKCKLCSRTFASNHAVKLHLSKTHSKSPENHSQFVEMDKE; from the coding sequence caTATGAGCCAGATGATGATGTCAGTGTCCAAGAGTCAATCACAGGGGATGAGGGCGAAAATGAAATGCAGGCCGAGGAGGAGAATTCTGAGAGGCCCACTTCCAGGGACAAAGAAGACAAAAACATAGACAACAAAAGCAGCTACAGCTTCCAGAACTCTCCGGTCAGTGTCCTCTCCAACCAGGAGGTTGAGCTGGAATCCCGTCTGAGCGATGGCAGTGACAGACTATCTGACTTTAAAACCTCACCACCAGCAAGTCAAAAGGACACAGAGAGCCAGGGCTCAAAAATGAAGAATGACATGCACAGTAGCCTGGAGAAAATGAGGGCTGCTTATGCCAACTTCCTTTCAGACTCCTACTGGTCAAAGATTGGACTAGATTTAAAGGTTGCTAACACTGGCAGCAAACCAAACTGTGATAGCACCAACGGGAGCACCAAGAGCGAGTTTGACTGGCACCAGGACGCACTTTCAAAAACCCTGCAGCAAACGCTGTCCCCGAAACCTGTGTCAAAGCCTAATCTATTCAGCTCCGTCCACCTGTACAGGCAAAGTAGCAAAGCGTGCAGTGCTGTCTTTACAGGTGCCAGCCGCTTCCGCTGCAAAGACTGCAGTGCGGCATATGACACCCTGGTGGAGTTGACGGTACACATGAACAAGAGTGGCCACTACCAGGATGACAACCACAACAGACAAAACATCGCCTCCACTTCATCATCCAAGAACCGAAAGAGGAACCTTCAAGACATGGAAGGCAAGGAAGATGCACAAAAGGTGCTGAAGTGCATGTTCTGTGGCCACTCTTTTGATTCTCTACAAGACCTAAGTGTCCACATGATCAAAACGAAGCATTACCAGAAAGTGCCTTTGAAAGAACCTATTCCAGTAATCACTCCCAAATTAGTCCCACCAGCAAAGAAACGTGCATTTGAAGCCACAAGGCCTTGTTCACCTGACTCCACCACAGGGGCTTCAGGTTACAGTGAGGCACAAAGGTCGTCTGGCCTCGCCATTGCTCCCAACAGCCGCTATGGCTATCAAAACGGTGCTAGTTACACATGGCAGTTTGAGACATGCAAATCTCAGATCCTGAAGTGCATGGAGTGTGGAAGCTCTCACGATACACTCCAGCAGCTCACCACTCACATGATGGTCACCGGCCACTTCATAAAAGTGACAAATTCTGCCTCCAAGAAAGGCAAACAACTAGCCCTCGATCCTCTAGCAATAGAGAAAATGCAGACACTTGCTGAACCAGCAGTGAACGAACTTGAAGGAGAAAAGGTTTCTCCAAAGAGCACAGCATCTGGTGACTCTGAGAGGGATAGTCCAAGGGACATGTCACCAGACAAAGCTGAAAAGAATGGAGAGAAGGACAACAAACAAGCTGAGGAGGACCGGAAGTCCACTGACGCCAATTTCAAGTATCCCTACTTGCGAGAAGAAGACCTTGAGCAGGGGTCCAGTGGAGGTGGTGACATTCTCAAGTCTTTAGCAAACACGGTGGCTTCGGCAATCAATAAAGCTCAAACAGGGACCCCCAGCTGGAGCGCTTACCCCAGCATTCATGCGGCATACCAGCTTTCAGGGGTGATCAAGACGGCCTCCTTTTCCTCTTCTCCTCCCATCCAGCTCAAGCAGAATCTCAACCACAAGCACAGAGCCATCGCAACCAAGGCGAAGTTCTATCAGGGACTTCGGGGACTTGAAAGTTTCCAGGGACATCACAATTTGGACATCAAAAAGGAGAGGGGTTGCGCATCTGATGGCAAAGAGAGCCAGAGCTGTAGGTTTGATCTGGTGGAGAATGATGACAGTGATTGTCAAGAtgattcctcctcctcttcaaagCTTGATGCAGACTGTGTAAGTGAAGAGAATGACACAATCAAAGGGAAGTCGAGCCCAGCTTTTTCTGAAAGAGGGAACCCATCACCTAGCCCCCCTGCCAGCAACGGGCACAGCAGTTCTTCAGAGCTTGTCAGTGACTCCCAGGAAGTACTTAGCATAAACCCTCTAAGCGCACTACAGTCTGTCTTGAACAATCATTTGGGTAAAGCAAACAAGCCCAGGCCTGAAAGCATCCTCTCCCATCGCACACAATCCATCTTTTCAGAATTGAATAGAGGTTTAGAGAAACCAGTTTCTGCACTCTCAGCATCTGCTGCCCTCAGGCCCAGAAATAGCTTCATGTACACAAATGATGATCAACCAATAGACttgacaaaacacaaacaaaacaaaaactcttcCATCTTTTTGAAGTCCTCCACTCCAGTACCCCAGAAACATGCCCTCTCTGACATTGCTGACATGGTGAAGGTTCTTCCAAAAGCCACAACCCCAAAGCTCTCAATGCCAGCGAAAGTGCCTGCCATGAAACTGGAGACAGACGTGCGACGATTCGAAGATGTCTCCAGTGAATTGTACTCAGTTCACAAGCGCAAAGGCCGACAGTCCAACTGGAACCCCCAACATCTGCTCATCCTTCAAGCCCAGTTCGCCTCCAGCCTTTTTCAGACTTCTGAGGGCAAATATCTCCTCGCAGACCTCGGCCCCCAGGAGAGGATGCACATCTCCAAGTTCACTGGGCTTTCCATGACCACCATCAGCCACTGGCTCGCCAATGTCAAGTACCAGCTTAGGAAAACGGGAGGGACCAAGTTTTTGAAGAACATGGACACTGGCCATCCGATCTTCTACTGCAATGACTGTGCATCGCAATTCAGAACACCCTCTGCGTTTATATCCCACCTGGAGAACCACCTGGGTTTCCAAATCAAGGACATGAACAAACTACCCATAGAACATCCAACTAAAGTAGCAGAGCCTGAACTTTCAAAGGCGCTCAATGCACGGCCGACAGATTCGCAGATCACAGAAGAGGAATCTGACTCAAAGTTCAAATGCAAGCTTTGCAGTCGGACATTTGCCAGTAATCACGCAGTCAAACTTCACTTGAGTAAAACTCACAGTAAATCCCCAGAGAATCATTCACAATTTGTGGAAATGGACAAAGAGTAG